A genomic region of Deinococcus humi contains the following coding sequences:
- a CDS encoding ParA family protein: MKTLTVFNYAGGAGKTSIVRDVGCEFAQAGQRVLLVDLDPQVSLTSAIPSSAADGVR, from the coding sequence ATGAAAACGCTCACCGTATTCAATTACGCGGGCGGCGCAGGCAAGACCAGCATCGTCCGTGACGTTGGCTGCGAGTTTGCACAGGCTGGCCAGCGTGTCCTGCTGGTCGATCTGGATCCCCAGGTCAGCCTCACCTCTGCCATCCCATCTTCCGCTGCCGATGGGGTTCGGTGA
- a CDS encoding hydroxypyruvate isomerase family protein, translating to MRQSAAWWCFAPLLGPAPFVRAAAEIGYEALDLVPHEYWALVKAHGLRIACIAGHGSILEGLCDAQHHGRIVTELTQTIALARHHDIANLVCFAGSSTTGSDESAIAASAEVLRRVTPIAEDAGVTLILELLNSRVDHPGYRADRTAWGVAVCRAVESPRMKLLYDIYHMQIMEGDLIRSISEYHPYFAHYHTAGNPGRNEINGTQEIYYPAVLRAIQETGFDGYVAHEFVPRGSALSGLREAFSITRG from the coding sequence TTGCGTCAGTCCGCCGCCTGGTGGTGCTTTGCGCCGCTCCTCGGTCCTGCGCCATTTGTGCGGGCTGCGGCTGAGATCGGATACGAGGCGCTTGACCTGGTGCCACACGAATATTGGGCGCTCGTAAAGGCGCATGGTCTGCGAATCGCCTGCATTGCGGGCCACGGTTCGATTCTCGAGGGTTTGTGTGACGCTCAGCACCACGGGCGAATCGTGACTGAGTTGACGCAAACGATTGCCCTGGCCAGGCACCACGACATTGCCAATCTTGTGTGTTTCGCAGGAAGCTCCACCACAGGCTCCGACGAGTCAGCGATTGCCGCAAGCGCCGAGGTGCTGCGCCGTGTTACCCCAATCGCCGAAGACGCGGGTGTAACGCTGATCCTCGAGTTGCTCAACAGCCGGGTCGACCACCCGGGGTACCGGGCTGACCGTACCGCCTGGGGAGTAGCGGTATGTCGCGCTGTTGAATCACCGCGGATGAAACTGCTTTATGACATCTACCATATGCAGATCATGGAGGGTGACCTGATTCGCTCGATCAGCGAATATCACCCGTACTTTGCCCATTATCACACCGCTGGGAATCCCGGGCGCAACGAGATCAATGGCACCCAGGAAATTTATTATCCGGCGGTGCTGCGCGCCATTCAGGAGACAGGCTTTGACGGGTACGTTGCGCACGAGTTCGTTCCACGCGGTTCAGCGCTGAGCGGGTTACGCGAGGCGTTTTCCATTACCCGGGGCTGA
- a CDS encoding ATP-binding protein produces MPLSTESKLLDWFRFVDLLGRTDQPQAVIQAVIDEGIKAIGADGGFVSLRSETAQELIFIGSYAYREDAVTFLKSVPLNAQLPFVMAYNRREALFLESLQQARTAYPEVAPHIQNFHGSVVDLPLLAGDDALGVLVLSFREERTFSPYERTFLRVLAAQCAQALHRSRALHEERRARQQAEALQERLEYLSEAGQALNTSLELQDTLETLTGLAVPRLADWCSVSLPEGERLIPVAVAHEDPSKIVLVRRMTEHHPVLINSSGAGQVFRTGEPRLIPIITEEMILAASDDEAYLEAVRGLELHSMVQLPLTVHGRTVGVMALASSHVGHVYQEQDLPFLLEVAHRAALAVENAGLYAQLQQELEQRTRAQDAVSMLNNQLEERVQQRTQALEIANANLEAFTYSASHDLRAPVRHIHSFAELLQRRLSTEDERTRMLLTQIQNAAHRMDELTMGLLDLARVSSQALEFGPVSLDHLVQQIMTDLAPDVGERRIVWEIGDLPVVCGDQRLLRQVFLNLLDNAIKYTRTRAQASIAVRAHTVPEGLSIEITDNGAGFDPQMSSRLFGLFQRLHHQDEFEGIGVGLATVWRIMNRHGGQIRAEGHPGQGATFTLIFPERMDFTLDN; encoded by the coding sequence ATGCCGCTGAGCACTGAAAGCAAACTGTTGGATTGGTTCCGGTTCGTCGACCTCCTCGGCCGGACCGACCAGCCACAAGCGGTCATTCAGGCCGTCATTGACGAAGGAATCAAAGCCATCGGCGCGGATGGCGGCTTTGTGTCATTGCGCTCGGAAACCGCCCAGGAACTGATCTTCATCGGTTCTTACGCCTACCGGGAGGACGCGGTCACCTTCCTGAAGTCGGTCCCGCTGAACGCTCAGCTTCCCTTCGTGATGGCTTATAACCGCCGCGAGGCCCTCTTTCTAGAATCACTCCAGCAGGCCCGCACGGCCTACCCTGAGGTTGCTCCACACATTCAGAACTTTCATGGCAGCGTCGTGGACCTGCCGTTGCTGGCGGGTGACGATGCGCTCGGGGTCCTGGTCCTCTCGTTTCGAGAAGAGCGGACCTTTTCCCCGTATGAACGGACATTTCTGCGCGTCCTCGCCGCACAGTGTGCCCAGGCCCTGCACCGCAGCCGGGCGCTGCATGAAGAACGCCGGGCCCGTCAGCAGGCCGAGGCGCTGCAGGAGCGGCTGGAGTATCTGTCGGAAGCCGGTCAGGCCCTGAACACCTCGCTGGAACTGCAGGATACGCTTGAGACCCTGACCGGACTGGCGGTACCGCGATTGGCCGACTGGTGTTCGGTGTCTTTGCCGGAGGGTGAGCGCCTCATTCCGGTTGCGGTGGCTCACGAAGACCCCTCAAAAATCGTCCTGGTGCGTCGGATGACCGAGCACCACCCTGTGCTGATCAACAGTTCCGGTGCTGGTCAGGTGTTTCGCACCGGAGAGCCCCGGTTGATTCCCATCATCACGGAAGAAATGATTCTGGCTGCCAGCGACGACGAGGCCTACCTCGAAGCTGTCCGGGGATTGGAGCTGCATTCAATGGTGCAGCTCCCGTTGACCGTGCACGGGCGGACGGTGGGCGTGATGGCTCTGGCCAGCAGCCATGTGGGACACGTTTACCAGGAGCAGGATTTGCCATTTCTGCTCGAGGTGGCGCACCGAGCGGCCCTGGCGGTAGAGAATGCCGGCCTCTACGCGCAGCTTCAGCAGGAACTGGAACAGCGAACGCGAGCACAGGACGCAGTCTCGATGCTGAACAATCAACTGGAAGAGCGGGTTCAACAACGCACACAAGCGCTTGAGATCGCCAATGCCAATCTGGAAGCTTTTACGTATTCCGCCTCGCACGATCTGCGCGCACCAGTCCGGCATATTCATAGCTTTGCAGAACTGCTTCAGCGGCGCCTGAGTACTGAAGATGAGCGGACCCGCATGCTCCTGACACAGATTCAGAATGCCGCTCACCGTATGGATGAGCTCACGATGGGCCTCCTGGATCTTGCCCGCGTCTCGAGTCAGGCCCTGGAGTTTGGCCCTGTCTCTCTTGACCACCTGGTACAGCAGATCATGACGGATCTGGCGCCGGATGTGGGCGAACGACGGATCGTATGGGAGATCGGTGACTTGCCGGTGGTTTGTGGAGATCAACGACTGCTGCGTCAGGTGTTTCTGAACCTGCTGGACAATGCAATCAAGTACACGCGAACGCGGGCACAAGCGTCGATTGCCGTTCGCGCCCACACGGTCCCCGAGGGTTTATCGATCGAGATTACGGACAATGGTGCGGGGTTTGACCCACAGATGTCCAGCAGACTGTTCGGCTTATTCCAGCGCCTTCATCATCAGGACGAATTCGAGGGAATAGGGGTCGGCCTGGCCACGGTTTGGCGCATCATGAACCGGCATGGCGGTCAGATCAGGGCAGAAGGGCACCCGGGGCAGGGGGCGACGTTCACGTTGATTTTTCCTGAGCGGATGGACTTCACGCTCGACAACTGA
- a CDS encoding zinc-dependent peptidase, with product MFKSLRRRALRKQPFPEPWLEVLERRLVWYGRLTPDLQLRLQGRIQIFVHEKTFIGCGGLEVTDVMRVLVAAQACRLELHHEPSHFPQCETIFLYPNAFVSTVTHLLPGGVIEQVPTVRIGESWHRGSVVLSWNAVEASTWAEWTGQNVVLHEFAHQLDSSGGAVDGVPVLRNLAAYARWERVVDRALTHLRLRLGQGERPIDPYAAQNPAEFFAVATELYFETPQALRAFDPELHQLLADYYGVFPMYRAEAA from the coding sequence ATGTTCAAATCCCTACGCCGCCGTGCACTTCGGAAACAGCCATTTCCTGAACCGTGGCTGGAGGTCCTTGAGCGCCGCCTCGTTTGGTATGGTCGCCTCACGCCAGACCTGCAATTGCGCTTGCAGGGCCGCATTCAAATCTTTGTCCACGAAAAGACGTTCATAGGCTGTGGCGGCCTGGAAGTCACCGACGTCATGCGCGTCCTCGTGGCGGCCCAGGCGTGTCGCCTGGAGCTGCATCACGAACCAAGCCACTTTCCGCAGTGTGAGACGATTTTCCTCTACCCGAATGCATTTGTCTCGACCGTCACGCATCTGTTGCCGGGCGGTGTGATCGAGCAGGTGCCAACGGTACGCATTGGTGAGTCCTGGCACCGGGGCAGTGTGGTGCTGTCCTGGAACGCCGTGGAGGCCAGCACCTGGGCTGAGTGGACCGGGCAAAATGTTGTTCTGCATGAATTTGCCCATCAGCTTGACAGTAGTGGTGGAGCCGTTGATGGCGTGCCAGTCCTGCGGAATTTGGCCGCTTATGCCCGGTGGGAGCGGGTCGTGGATCGGGCGTTGACCCATCTGCGCCTGCGACTGGGCCAGGGAGAACGACCGATCGATCCCTACGCTGCGCAGAACCCGGCGGAATTTTTTGCAGTGGCCACAGAGCTTTACTTTGAGACTCCGCAGGCTCTGCGTGCCTTTGATCCCGAATTGCATCAACTCTTGGCAGACTATTACGGTGTTTTTCCAATGTACCGTGCTGAAGCTGCCTGA